One genomic region from Salvia hispanica cultivar TCC Black 2014 chromosome 2, UniMelb_Shisp_WGS_1.0, whole genome shotgun sequence encodes:
- the LOC125208310 gene encoding protein FAR1-RELATED SEQUENCE 5-like: MDAVPSFEVMYKPVCKDEFKPCVGKKFKTVEDAIVFYNYYARAVGFDTRKSGTKCSGDVITWQYLVCSREGQKRTVDGDATNARQGFANKRRRASKRCGCNARISFKYFSDFGVSGYVIHQFVEEHNHSMVEAQHKKFMRLNRKPDQVHRKFIEDCAKVNIGSALTSKLLNELMEGYDVGGCTIVLDVEKCARDMKANIEGSDTQMLLDVMRRKKETCGGFTFEFDLDAEDKLNQLFWCDSVSRKNYHYFGDVISFDTTYSTNRYNMIFASFTGKDNHARPVTFAAGLLCKEDVDSFSWLLSCFVRCMGASPKLITIDQDSDMKVAVERVLVNTRHRWCLWHTMLKLADQVPKNLLANEDFKNELNARVWSDLIEPIEFEESWKGIMERYGLEKGRVVQNHV; this comes from the exons ATGGATGCCGTACCTAGCTTCGAAG TTATGTACAAACCTGTATGCAAAGATGAATTCAAGCCCTGTGTTGGTAAGAAGTTCAAGACGGTAGAAGATGCGATTGTCTTTTACAATTATTATGCTCGTGCGGTTGGTTTTGACACTCGCAAATCTGGTACAAAATGCTCGGGTGACGTGATCACATGGCAGTACTTAGTGTGCAGTAGAGAAGGCCAGAAAAGGACGGTAGATGGAGATGCAACGAATGCACGACAAGGCTTTGCCAACAAGCGTAGACGCGCATCAAAGAGGTGCGGATGCAATGCTAGGATATCGTTCAAgtatttttcagattttggaGTTTCTGGATATGTGATTCATCAGTTTGTTGAGGAACACAACCACTCGATGGTCGAGGCTCAGCATAAGAAATTCATGAGATTGAACCGTAAACCAGATCAAGTGCATAGGAAATTTATTGAGGATTGTGCTAAGGTCAATATTGGTTCCGCGCTCACATCCAAATTGTTGAACGAGTTGATGGAGGGATACGATGTTGGTGGGTGTACTATTGTATTGGATGTTGAAAAGTGTGCTCGTGACATGAAAGCAAACATCGAAGGTTCTGATACTCAGATGCTGTTGGATGTAATGCGTAGGAAGAAGGAAACATGTGGTGGATTCacttttgaatttgatttagaCGCTGAAGACAAGTTAAATCAGCTTTTCTGGTGTGATTCAGTGTCAAGAAAAAACTATCATTATTTTGGAGATGTTATTTCATTTGACACAACATACTCTACTAACAG GTACAACATGATTTTTGCCTCGTTTACCGGAAAAGATAATCATGCTAGACCCGTAACCTTTGCAGCTGGGCTGTTATGCAAGGAGGATGTCGATTCATTTTCATGGTTACTAAGTTGTTTTGTTCGATGCATGGGTGCATCACCTAAGTTGATAACCATTGATCAAGATTCAGATATGAAAGTTGCAGTTGAACGAGTCTTGGTCAACACAAGGCATCGTTGGTGTCTGTGGCATACCATGTTGAAGCTAGCAGACCAAGTGCCCAAAAATCTGCTTGCGAATGAAGATTTTAAGAATGAATTGAATGCACGCGTTTGGTCAGATCTGATAGAACCTATTGAGTTTGAAGAGTCATGGAAAGGTATAATGGAACGCTATGGATTGGAAAAAGGAAGAGTGGTTCAAAACCATGTTTGA
- the LOC125203713 gene encoding calcium-dependent protein kinase 29-like, translated as MGFCFSKLCSKSRDIPISSSSDSDSPYHHHFPFHDAPPPPPPPPPPPPPSTVGRILGKPYVDITALYHLDKELGRGQFGITYLCRDKATGLQYACKSISTRKLVTEKDVHDVRREIMILEHLTGQPNIVEFRGAYEDSKNLHLVMELCSGGELFDRITARGSYTEKEAARIGRQIVNVVHVCHFMGVMHRDLKPENFLMVSRDDASPLKATDFGLSVFIESGKVYKDLVGSAYYVAPEVLRRNYGKEIDVWSAGVILYILLSGFPPFWAETEKGIFEEILKGNLDLEMSPWHTISPGAKDLIRKMLTINPKLRISAAEALEHPWLMEGGEASDQPIDSAVLIRMKQFRAMNKLKKVALKVIAENMSEEDIKGLKQMFDNIDTDRSGTITYDELRTGLTKLGSRLSEAEIQQLMEAADVDQNGTIDYVEFITATMHRHRLEKEENLHKAFQYFDKDDSGFITRDELRQAMTQYGMGDEATIDEVLDDVDTDKDGRINYAEFVEMMKKGTIDSPQQLKME; from the exons ATGGGATTCTGTTTCTCAAAGCTATGCAGCAAATCCAGAGACATCCCAATATCCTCCTCCTCCGACTCCGACTCCCCATACCACCACCACTTCCCCTTCCACGACGCACCTccaccgcctccgcctcctcctcctcctccacccccaTCAACAGTAGGCCGAATTCTCGGAAAACCATACGTGGACATCACCGCACTCTACCACCTGGACAAGGAGCTCGGGCGAGGCCAATTCGGCATCACATATCTCTGCAGAGACAAGGCCACCGGGCTCCAATACGCGTGCAAGTCCATCTCCACCCGAAAGCTCGTGACCGAGAAGGACGTGCACGACGTGCGGAGGGAGATCATGATCCTGGAGCACCTCACCGGGCAGCCCAACATCGTGGAGTTCCGAGGCGCCTACGAGGACTCCAAGAATCTGCATTTGGTGATGGAGCTGTGCTCGGGCGGGGAGCTCTTCGACCGGATCACTGCCAGGGGGAGCTACACCGAGAAGGAGGCCGCGAGGATCGGGAGACAGATCGTGAATGTGGTCCATGTGTGTCATTTCATGGGAGTGATGCATAGGGATCTCAAGCCAGAGAATTTCTTGATGGTTAGCCGCGACGACGCCTCCCCGTTGAAGGCTACCGATTTCGGCCTCTCCGTGTTTATTGAGTCAG GAAAAGTGTACAAAGATCTAGTGGGAAGTGCTTACTATGTGGCCCCTGAAGTATTGAGAAGAAATTATGGCAAGGAAATTGATGTGTGGAGTGCTGGTGTCATTCTCTACATACTTCTCAGTGGATTTCCTCCTTTTTGGGCTG AGACAGAAAAAGGcatatttgaagaaatattgaAGGGAAACTTAGACCTCGAAATGTCCCCATGGCATACCATATCACCTGGTGCAAAGGATCTCATCAGGAAAATGCTAACcataaatccaaaattgagaATTTCTGCTGCAGAAGCACTTG AGCATCCATGGCTCATGGAAGGCGGCGAGGCATCCGACCAACCCATCGACAGCGCGGTCCTAATCAGGATGAAGCAATTCAGAGCCATGAACAAGCTCAAGAAGGTGGCTCTCAAGGTTATCGCGGAAAACATGTCGGAAGAGGACATCAAGGGATTGAAACAAATGTTCGACAACATAGATACTGATCGAAGTGGCACCATCACGTACGACGAGCTAAGAACCGGGTTGACCAAGCTGGGATCCCGGCTTAGTGAAGCAGAAATTCAACAACTCATGGAAGCT GCTGATGTTGACCAGAATGGGACGATAGACTATGTGGAGTTTATAACTGCAACCATGCATCGTCACAGACtggagaaagaagagaatttGCACAAGGCTTTTCAGTATTTTGACAAGGATGATAGTGG ATTTATTACTAGAGATGAGTTGAGACAAGCCATGACTCAGTATGGAATGGGCGATGAAGCTACCATCGACGAGGTTCTTGATGATGTCGATACCGATAAG GATGGGAGGATCAACTACGCTGAATTTGtggagatgatgaagaaagGAACCATAGATTCTCCTCAACAATTGAAGATGGAATAA